The DNA sequence CTATCTTACAGATGCAGATTTTCTGAATCGGTATGTGCCATTGTTTAAAGAAAAGACCACAGCGTTCGTACAAACCAGTCATGATTACCGTGACTGGCGAGATAATCCGTTTCTCTCCGGTACTTACTTTCATTACATTGTTTCACATAAGACGATGCACCCTGCACTGAGTGAATATGGCACAGGTTATCTGGTCGGCACAATGTGCCTGATCAGGCGTCATTTAGTTGAGCAGGTCGGGGGCTGGGCAGAATGGGCCTTGACCGAAGATCTGGAATTATCCATGAGCATAATGGCACATGGATATACTGGTTATGTGTTCTCTGATACTTTGGGAGTGGGCCTCATTCCTGAGACAATGGATGGTGTAAAAAAACAGCAGTTTCGTTGGTGGGCGGGGGCGAACCAGGAGTTTATATATAATTGGCGTCGATATCTGGGTATTTCCCCTTGCGAGCATTTGACATGGGTGCAAAGGGCTTTTCGTTTTTATGCCGTGCTGAAAGATATGATGAGTGCAAGTTTATTTATTTTTGATTCGTTGATTGTTATTGTCTGTGTCTATCTGGTGTTGAATAAAATGGTTGTGATTGTTCCTGGCGCCCTGCTTGCAGCCATTGCATCAAGCTCGGGGATGGCGTTGCTGATTGGCTGGATTGGCGTGAGGGAGTTGGGCGGGCGGAAAATCAAGGATTACTTTTTAATGGGTATGATGAAAAGTGCGTTGAGATGGGTGGGTATCAAAGCAGTTTTTATACCTTTTTTAAAGTTGAAAATGACTTGGGTTCGAACGGATAAGTTTAAGCAGTCCAGTAGCTTTCATCGGGCGTTATCTTCGTCTTTTGTCGAGACAGTTATTGCGTTGGCGTACTTGATGGCGGGTTCAGTTATGTATTTGTTTGCGGATTTCAGACGTTTTGATTTTTTAGCTCTGGTAAGTTTATGGTGGCTGCTTCAGGGAGTAAGTTTTACTTGCACCTTTATCATGGCGGTTGTCAGTGAAATGGCCTTGGTTGGACAGCAGTTCACTCCTGAGCTGGAAGTCGTCGAAGAAAAACAATGAGTAAGTCTCTCTGCAGGCTCTCTGTGATTCTTTTCTTCAGACGTCGTGGTTCGGCTTTGATTTTTCAATAGCACTTCTATGGCCAGAGACAATTCGATGGTTCATGTCTACTGTCCGGGTAAATGGTTTTCCCGCTAAAGAAACATTGGAATCAATGGCGTGATTGCTAATTTGACGCGTCTCATTCGGCTGGCCGACTACTTCAGTCCGATGGCATGGATGCTCGCTGTTTTGCTGTTCATCAATCGCCTCAGCAGCATGGTCAAGCTGTAAATGGTGCTGTATCTGCATCTGGAACCAGGCTTCGCCATCGAGACCGTTGGCTGGTGTTGGCGGCTTACGATGTCGGGGTTCTATGCTGGGCGGCTTGCATATTCCCATGTCGCACTGGGGGGAACGCTGGGGCGCGCGTCGGCCGTTGATCGGCGATTGTGCTGAGTGATCAGGCAAACCGCATTCGAGCCATACAAGGCGCAGACGCTTAGCCGATCCGGTTATGAGAGTTATTCGAAAGCGGTCTGTCCACGCATGGCATTTCCGGGCATGGGTTAGCGTCCTATCTGGTGAACCCGGCGGATCGGAACTAGATTTCAATCAGCGTCAGGTCAGCATGAATTTCTCACCTGGAACAGGATGGACTCGGCTATGAAAAACAGGTTGCTACGCGTTTTGCTGCTGTTGAAAGTGATGGTGATGCTGTCCCTCGGCACCGCGACGGCCTGGGCCGAGTGCGAGGATCACGATACCCAGGCCTCCAGTGGGCAGGCGGGGCACAGCGCTCTGATGCTGGCCAAGTCCGAGTCCGAGCCGGGCGATCAGGGCCAGGGGGGCAGCGCCGACGATGACGACTCGACCACCGATGAGCCGGACAGTGACGATGCGGATGAAGGTGACAGCCAGACGTAGATTCCGGGCAAAAGAAAACCCCTTCTTTCCCGATCGATGCGCAATCGGGGCAGAAGGGGTTTGGTCAACGCTTCAATTCAGAGAACAACCCAATCCTTGTGGGAGCGAGCTTGCTCGCGATTGCGGTGTGTCAGTTGACCTATATGTCGACTGATCCAGTGCTTTCGTCGGATCGCCGCCCGGAGCAAGCTCGCTCCCACAGTATTTTGTGTCGATCTCCAAATCTGCTCAGGCCGCGCCGTCGAGGAACTGCTCGGCGTAGTGGCACGCCACCTGACGGGTGTCGAGCTGGCGCAGGGCCGGCTCTTCGCTGCTGCAACGCGCGGTGGCGTATGGGCAGCGCTTGTGGAACGCGCAGCCAGGTGGCGGGTTCAGCGGGTTGGGCAACTCGCCGACGATCTTGATTTTCGGCTTGTCCGGATCCGGGTGGATGGTCGGGGTCGCCGACAACAGCGCCTGGGTGTACGGGTGCAGAGGACGGGCGTAGATGTCGTGCTTCGGACCGATTTCCACCGGGCGACCGAGGTACATCACCATCACGTCATCGGCCACGTGCTGCACCACCGCCAGGTTGTGCGAGATGAACACGTAACCCGTGTTGAACTCCTGCTGCATGTCCATGAACAGGTTCAGCACCTGCGCCTGGATCGACACGTCCAGCGCCGAGGTCGGTTCGTCCGCCACCAGCACTTTCGGTTGCAGCATCATGGCGCGAGCCAGCGCGATACGCTGACGCTGACCGCCGGAGAACATGTGCGGATAACGCTGGTAGTGCTCGGGACGCAAGCCGACCTGCTTCATCATCGCCTGGACTTTCTCGCGACGCTCGGCAGCCGAGAGGTTGGTGTTGATCAGCAGCGGCTCGGCCAGTTGATCACCGATTTTCTGCCGTGGGTTCAACGACGCATACGGGCTCTGGAACACCATCTGCACGTCTTTGCGCAGTTGCATGCGCTGGGCCTTGTCGGCGCCGGCCACTTCCTGGCCGGCGATTTTCAGGGAGCCGGACGACGGCTCCTCGATCAGGGTCAGGGCGCGGGCGAGGGTGGATTTGCCGCAGCCCGATTCACCGACGACGGCGAGGGTCTTGCCGGCTTCCAGCTCGAACGACACGCCGTTGAGGGCGCGTACGGTCGCATGGCCCTTGAACAGGCCACGGGAGACTTCGTAGTGACGGGTCAGGTCGCGGGCGGTAAGTACGACGGCCATTACGCCACCTCCTGGTTCAACGGATAGAAGCAGCGGGCGAGGCTGTGGCTTTTCGGGTCAAGGGTCGGACGCTGCGCGCGGCAGCTGTCCTGCACGTACGGGCAGCGCGGCGACAGCAGGCAGCCTTGCGGGCGGTCGTAACGGCCGGGCACGATGCCGGGCAGGGTCGCCAGACGCTCGGCACCCTGGCTGTGTTCCGGAATCGCCTTGAGCAGCGCTTCGCTGTACGGGTGGGCCGGGATGTCGAACAGTTGCGGCACCTGGCCGACTTCAACGGCTTGACCGGCGTACATCACGCACACGCGCTGGGCGGTTTCGGCGACCACGGCGAGGTCGTGGGTGATCAGCACCAGGCCCATGTTCTGCTCTTTCTGCAACGCCAGCAGCAGGTCCATGATCTGCGCCTGGATCGTCACGTCGAGTGCCGTGGTCGGCTCGTCCGCGATCAGCAGTTTCGGCTCGCCGGCAATCGCCATGGCAATCGCCACACGCTGGCTCATACCGCCGGACAGCTGGTGCGGGTAGGCGTCCATACGGCTGGCGGCGCCCGGGATTTCGACTTTTTCCAGCAGTTCGATCGCACGTTTGCGCGCTTGCTTGCCGGACATTTTCAGGTGCAGGCGCAGCACTTCTTCGATCTGGAAACCCACGGTGTAGCTCGGGTTCAGCGCGGTCATCGGGTCCTGGAACACCATCGCCAGGTCTTTGCCGACGATCTGCCGACGCTGGCGGTTGTTCAGCTTGAGCATGTTCTTGCCATCGAAGCTCAGCGCGTCGGCGGTGACGATGCCCGGGTGCTCGATCAGGCCCATCAGCGCCATCATGGTCACGGACTTGCCGGAACCCGACTCGCCCACGATCGCCAGGACTTCGCCCTTGTCGACTTTCAGGTCGAGGCCGTCGACGACCGGGGTAGCGTTCTTGTCGCCGAAGCGAACGTTGAGATTCTTGATTTCTAACAGTGACATGGGAATCTCCTCAGGCGGCGTTCTTGAGTTTCGGGTCCAGCGCATCGCGCAGGCCGTCGCCCATCAAGTTGATTGCCAGCACGCTGAGCAAAATGGTCAAACCAGGCAGACTCACCACCCACCAGGCGCGTTCGATGTAGTCGCGGGCCGAAGCCAGCATGGTGCCCCACTCAGGGGTTGGCGGCTGGACACCGAGGCCGAGGAAGCCCAGGGCGGCGGCATCGAGGATCGCCGAGGAGAAGCTCAGGGTCGCCTGAACGATCAGCGGCGCCATGCAGTTCGGCAGCACGGTGATGAACATCAGGCGTGGCAGGCCGGCACCGGCCAGGCGCGCGGCGGTCACGTAGTCGCGGTTCAGCTCACCCATCACGGCGGCACGGGTCAGACGCACGTAGGACGGCAGCGAAACCACGGCAATCGCGATCACGGTGTTGATCAGGCCAGGGCCGAGGATGGCAACGATCGCCACAGCCAGCAGCAGCGACGGCAGGGCCAGCATGATGTCCATCAGACGCATGATGGTCGGGCCGATCATTTTCGGGAAGAAACCGGCGAACAGACCCAGCAGGATCCCCGGAATCAGCGACATCACCACCGACGACAGACCGATCAGCAGCGACAGACGCGAACCCTGGATCAGGCGCGACAGCAGATCGCGGCCCAGTTCATCGGTGCCGAGCAGGAATTGCATCTGCCCGCCTTCGAGCCACGCCGGCGGCGTCAGCAGGAAGTCACGGTATTGCTCGCTCGGGTTATGCGGCGCGACCCAAGGGGCAAACAGCGCGCAGAAAATCACCAGCAGCATGAACAGCAGGCCGGCGACGGCGCCTTTGTTCTTGGCGAAAGCCTGCCAGAACTCTTTGTACGGTGACGGGTACAGCAGACTTTGATCCACGGCGGTGGCAGCGGTGGCTACTGAGGAAGTTGGAGTGCTCATGGGTATTGACCTCAGCGCTGATGACGGATGCGTGGGTTGGCAAAGCCGTAGAGGATGTCCACCACGAAGTTGACCAGAATCACCAGGCAGGCGATTAACAGGATGCCGTTTTGCACAACCGGGTAGTCCCGGGCGCCGATGGCTTCGATCAGCCATTTGCCGATGCCGGGCCAGGAAAAGATGGTTTCGGTCAGGACCGCGCCGGCCAGCAGGGTGCCGACTTGCAGGCCGACCACGGTCAGTACCGGAATCAGCGCGTTGCGCAGACCGTGCACGAACACCACGCGCGACGGCGACAGGCCTTTGGCCCTGGCGGTACGGATGTAGTCTTCACGCAGCACTTCGAGCATCGACGAGCGGGTCATCCGCGCGATCACCGCCAGCGGAATGGTACCCAGCACGATGGCCGGCAGGATCAGGTGGTGCAGGGCATCGAGGAACGCGCCCATGTCATCGGCCAGCAGGGTGTCGATCAGCATGAAGCCGGTGCGCGGCTCGATGTCGTAGAGCAGGTCGATCCGCCCGGATACCGGGGTCCAGCCCAGGCTTACCGAGAAGAACATGATGAGAATCAGGCCCCACCAGAAAATCGGCATCGAGTAACCCGCGAGGGAGATGCCCATCACCCCGTGGTCGAACAGGGATCCTCGCTTGAGGGCCGCAATCACCCCGGCCAGAAGGCCCAGGATACCGGCGAACAGCAGGGCGGCCATGGACAGTTCCAGGGTCGCCGGGAAGAGGGAGGTGAACTCGGTCCATACGCTCTCACGGGTGCGCAGGGATTCGCCGAGGTCGCCGTGGGCCAGTTTGCCGATGTAGTCCAGGTACTGGGCGTACAGCGGTTTGTTCAGACCGAGGCGTTCCATTGCCTGAGCGTGCATTTCGGGGTCGACCCGACGTTCGCCCATCATCACTTCCACGGGGTCGCCGGGAATCATGCGAATCAACGCGAAAGTCAGCAAGGTGATGCCGAAAAACGTGGGGATCAACAACCCCAGTCGGCGGGCAATAAAACTAAACATCGTGTGTGGTACCTCATCAGCCGGTTAGGCGTGCCCGGCGACCCTGGGGTCAGGGGCGCCGGGAGTTTCTTATCTACTTCACCTGGGTGGTGGCGAAGTTATTGGTTGTCAGAGGGCTGATGTGATAACCCTCTACGTTGTTGCGCATTGCGGTGAACATGCGGGTGTGGGCCATGCTGATCCACGGTTGGTCCTGATTGAAGATGACTTGCGCTTCTTCATACAGTTTGGCGCGTTCGGCCGGATCTACTTTAGCCCGTGCTTCGTCGAGCAGGGTCTGGAATTTCTCGTTGCACCAGCGAGCGTAGTTTTCGCCGTTCTTGGCCGCTTCGCAACTGAGCATAGGCGTCAGGAAGTTATCCGGGTCGCCGTTGTCGCCCGCCCATCCGGCCGAGACCATGTCGTGCTCGCCGGCCTTGGCGCGTTTGAGCATCTCGCCCCATTCCATCACGCGGATGTCGATCTTGATCCCGACTTTCGCCAGGTCAGCCTGCATCATCTGTGCGCCGAGCATCGGGTTCGGGTTGGTCGGGCCGCCGCCGTTGCGGGTGAACAGGGTGAATGTGGTGCCTTCCGGTACACCGGCTTCCTTGAGCAGGGCACGGGCCTTGTCGAGGTCACGTGGCGGGTTCTTCAGGTCGTGGTTGTAGCCCAGCAGGGTCGGCGGGTACGGGTTGACCGCAACGGTCGCGTTACCCTTGCCGAACAGCGCGTTGACATAGGCTTCCTTGTCGAAGGCGATGTCGATCGCTTTGCGCACCCGCACGTCGCTGATGTACTTGTGCTGGGTGTTCATGGCGATGTAGGAGACGGTCATCGCGTCCATTTCATCGACTTTCAGGTTGCTGTCTTTTTTGATGCTCGGGATGTCATCCGGTTTCGGATACAGCGCGATCTGGCACTCATTGGCCTTGAGCTTCTGCAAACGCACGTTGTTGTCGGTGGCAATCGCCAGGATCAGCGCGTCAGCCGGGGCCTTGCCACGGAAGTAATCCGGGTTGGCCTTGAAGCGAACCTGGGCGTCCTTGGCATAACGCTGGAAGATGAACGGGCCGGTGCCCACCGGTTTGCTGTTCAGGTCGCCGGTCTTGTTGGTCTTTAGCAACTGGTCGGCGTATTCGGCCGGGTAGATCGAGGAGAAGGCCATGGCGATGTCGGCCAGGAATGGCGCTTCGCGACGGGTCAGGGTGAACTTGACGGTGTTGTCGTCGACTTTCTCGACGCTTTTGAGCAGTTCCTTGAAGCCCATGCTTTCAAAGTACGGGAAGCCCACGCTCGACAGTTTGTGCCACGGGTGATTCGGGTCCAGCTGACGCTGGAAACTCCAGACCACATCGTCGGCATTCATGTCGCGGGTCGGCTTGAAATATTCGGTGGTGTGAAACTTGACGCCTTTGCGCAGGTGGAACGTGTAGGTCAGGCCGTCTTCGCTGATGTCCCAGGATTCGGCCAGCGCCGGAATCACTTCGGTGGTGCCGGGCTTGAAGTCCGCCAGACGGTTGAAGATGGTTTCGGCCACCGCGTCGGCAGTGACTGCAGTCGTGTACTGGACCATATCGAAGCCTTCCGGGCTGGCTTCGGTGCAGACCACCAAGGGTTTGGCCGAGACGCCGACAGCGACACTCAGCAACGCAGCCGCGATGGCTGCACGTAGGGGAAGCATTTTCATCAAGAACCCTCTGCAATCGGTTGAAGACAAAAAGCCGAACGGCCAACTCGTCACTGAGTCAGCCGTCGGCGTGCGGTTTTACAGGATGTTGAATGGAACGGTGGTCACCAGACGGAACTCGTTGATGCTGCCGTCAGCCTGGTTTTCGCTCGCACGGTGCGCGGTGTAGGTTGCGCGAACGGTGGTGGCTTTCAGAGGACCGCTTTGTACGGCATAAGAGGCGCCGATGCCGTATTCGTAATGGTGCTCGCCGTCCATCGACTGCACGCCATCGTAGCCGCCACCCTTGTAGTGAGTGCCGTCGATGCCCCAGCCGCGGGCCTGGTAGATGTTGAACTTCAGGCCTGGCACGCCGTATTCGGCCATGTTCAGACCGTAGGCCACCTGGAAGGATTTCTCGTTCGGGCCGTTGAAGTCCGACAGCAGGGAGTTGGCCAGGTAGATGCCGTTGGTTTCGTGCAGGTAGTCG is a window from the Pseudomonas gozinkensis genome containing:
- a CDS encoding ABC transporter permease subunit, with protein sequence MFSFIARRLGLLIPTFFGITLLTFALIRMIPGDPVEVMMGERRVDPEMHAQAMERLGLNKPLYAQYLDYIGKLAHGDLGESLRTRESVWTEFTSLFPATLELSMAALLFAGILGLLAGVIAALKRGSLFDHGVMGISLAGYSMPIFWWGLILIMFFSVSLGWTPVSGRIDLLYDIEPRTGFMLIDTLLADDMGAFLDALHHLILPAIVLGTIPLAVIARMTRSSMLEVLREDYIRTARAKGLSPSRVVFVHGLRNALIPVLTVVGLQVGTLLAGAVLTETIFSWPGIGKWLIEAIGARDYPVVQNGILLIACLVILVNFVVDILYGFANPRIRHQR
- a CDS encoding ABC transporter ATP-binding protein; its protein translation is MSLLEIKNLNVRFGDKNATPVVDGLDLKVDKGEVLAIVGESGSGKSVTMMALMGLIEHPGIVTADALSFDGKNMLKLNNRQRRQIVGKDLAMVFQDPMTALNPSYTVGFQIEEVLRLHLKMSGKQARKRAIELLEKVEIPGAASRMDAYPHQLSGGMSQRVAIAMAIAGEPKLLIADEPTTALDVTIQAQIMDLLLALQKEQNMGLVLITHDLAVVAETAQRVCVMYAGQAVEVGQVPQLFDIPAHPYSEALLKAIPEHSQGAERLATLPGIVPGRYDRPQGCLLSPRCPYVQDSCRAQRPTLDPKSHSLARCFYPLNQEVA
- a CDS encoding peptide ABC transporter ATP-binding protein, encoding MAVVLTARDLTRHYEVSRGLFKGHATVRALNGVSFELEAGKTLAVVGESGCGKSTLARALTLIEEPSSGSLKIAGQEVAGADKAQRMQLRKDVQMVFQSPYASLNPRQKIGDQLAEPLLINTNLSAAERREKVQAMMKQVGLRPEHYQRYPHMFSGGQRQRIALARAMMLQPKVLVADEPTSALDVSIQAQVLNLFMDMQQEFNTGYVFISHNLAVVQHVADDVMVMYLGRPVEIGPKHDIYARPLHPYTQALLSATPTIHPDPDKPKIKIVGELPNPLNPPPGCAFHKRCPYATARCSSEEPALRQLDTRQVACHYAEQFLDGAA
- a CDS encoding ABC transporter substrate-binding protein — its product is MKMLPLRAAIAAALLSVAVGVSAKPLVVCTEASPEGFDMVQYTTAVTADAVAETIFNRLADFKPGTTEVIPALAESWDISEDGLTYTFHLRKGVKFHTTEYFKPTRDMNADDVVWSFQRQLDPNHPWHKLSSVGFPYFESMGFKELLKSVEKVDDNTVKFTLTRREAPFLADIAMAFSSIYPAEYADQLLKTNKTGDLNSKPVGTGPFIFQRYAKDAQVRFKANPDYFRGKAPADALILAIATDNNVRLQKLKANECQIALYPKPDDIPSIKKDSNLKVDEMDAMTVSYIAMNTQHKYISDVRVRKAIDIAFDKEAYVNALFGKGNATVAVNPYPPTLLGYNHDLKNPPRDLDKARALLKEAGVPEGTTFTLFTRNGGGPTNPNPMLGAQMMQADLAKVGIKIDIRVMEWGEMLKRAKAGEHDMVSAGWAGDNGDPDNFLTPMLSCEAAKNGENYARWCNEKFQTLLDEARAKVDPAERAKLYEEAQVIFNQDQPWISMAHTRMFTAMRNNVEGYHISPLTTNNFATTQVK
- a CDS encoding ABC transporter permease subunit — translated: MSTPTSSVATAATAVDQSLLYPSPYKEFWQAFAKNKGAVAGLLFMLLVIFCALFAPWVAPHNPSEQYRDFLLTPPAWLEGGQMQFLLGTDELGRDLLSRLIQGSRLSLLIGLSSVVMSLIPGILLGLFAGFFPKMIGPTIMRLMDIMLALPSLLLAVAIVAILGPGLINTVIAIAVVSLPSYVRLTRAAVMGELNRDYVTAARLAGAGLPRLMFITVLPNCMAPLIVQATLSFSSAILDAAALGFLGLGVQPPTPEWGTMLASARDYIERAWWVVSLPGLTILLSVLAINLMGDGLRDALDPKLKNAA
- a CDS encoding glycosyltransferase, whose protein sequence is MESLYFAVLLNILGGFVIFFRFYFKEISDLFWACTWLASSMLAALLVWSITGEAVDVATLLVGGLLVGSCIRLLVPYFKLFGIGLLMCRFSMPIALVLFIDGVLETVQFPMVLWGVWYSIVLMFLLLSAVTLIGEALLDLSVFTLNYPRRDGAIKYIESDDGSFYPKVSIHVPCYAEPPDLVIATLDAIDKLNYDNYEVIVVDNNTQDPDLWRPVAEHCKKLGERYCFFHVDPLSGAKAGAVNFALRHTSPDSEIIAVIDADYLTDADFLNRYVPLFKEKTTAFVQTSHDYRDWRDNPFLSGTYFHYIVSHKTMHPALSEYGTGYLVGTMCLIRRHLVEQVGGWAEWALTEDLELSMSIMAHGYTGYVFSDTLGVGLIPETMDGVKKQQFRWWAGANQEFIYNWRRYLGISPCEHLTWVQRAFRFYAVLKDMMSASLFIFDSLIVIVCVYLVLNKMVVIVPGALLAAIASSSGMALLIGWIGVRELGGRKIKDYFLMGMMKSALRWVGIKAVFIPFLKLKMTWVRTDKFKQSSSFHRALSSSFVETVIALAYLMAGSVMYLFADFRRFDFLALVSLWWLLQGVSFTCTFIMAVVSEMALVGQQFTPELEVVEEKQ